GTTTAGTGGAAAGCCCTTCCGGCGCAATCAGTTCAAATTCGTTATCTGGCCGTACGCTGTATTCCAGCCACGAGTGGTTACTCAGGTCGGCGGGTTTTTCCGGTACGCCATACTGTGCCAGATAGCTCTTCGAAGCGCAGACCACCATCGGCATGCTGCCCAGTCGACGCGAGAACAGGCTCGAGTCCTGCAATGCGCCAACGCGTATCACCACGTCTAACCCATCGGCAATCAGATCCGGTGCTGGAATGCCCGTGACCAGATTGACGGATAAACCGGGATACTCTTTCAGCATTTCCGCCGTCATGGCAGCGAGAACATTTTGTGCCATAGTTGAAGAACACCCGATGCGCAGCGTGCCGATAGGGGTGTTATTAAAGGCATAGAGCTGCTCATGAACATCCTGCACTTCATGCAGCATTCGACGGCAGCCCTGATAGTAAATTTTCCCCGCTTCCGTCAGCCCGATGCTGCGGGTGCTGCGGTTGAGCAGCTTTACCTGAAGCTCATCCTCCAGTTTTGACACCGTCTGGCTAATGGATGAGACGCTCATTTGTAGCTGACGTGCTGCGGCGGTAAAAGAGCCTTGTTCGACAACTTTGGCAAACACCGACATGCGTTTAAGACGTTCCATTATTCACTCTGGCTTAAAAGTGATTTAGATCACATATGATAGATAACAGCATAACAGTTACGTTAATATATTATTAATTACAT
The sequence above is a segment of the Enterobacter hormaechei ATCC 49162 genome. Coding sequences within it:
- the aaeR gene encoding HTH-type transcriptional activator AaeR, whose product is MERLKRMSVFAKVVEQGSFTAAARQLQMSVSSISQTVSKLEDELQVKLLNRSTRSIGLTEAGKIYYQGCRRMLHEVQDVHEQLYAFNNTPIGTLRIGCSSTMAQNVLAAMTAEMLKEYPGLSVNLVTGIPAPDLIADGLDVVIRVGALQDSSLFSRRLGSMPMVVCASKSYLAQYGVPEKPADLSNHSWLEYSVRPDNEFELIAPEGLSTKLLPEGRFVTNDPMTISRWLVAGAGIAYVPLMWVINEINSGELEILFPRYQSDPRPVYALYTEKDKLPLKVQVCINYLTDYFVEVAELFQGMRGRRKE